A region from the Oryzias latipes chromosome 20, ASM223467v1 genome encodes:
- the mos gene encoding proto-oncogene serine/threonine-protein kinase mos, with amino-acid sequence MPSPIPSSRLLPKGLFPSAVVGACSSPLARTQHGSSLQVPPRSCTSVIHWKQLRSVEPVGSGGFGFVYRAEYLGSTVALKKVKRCSKNTLASRQSFWAELNVAHLHHQNIVRVIAATTSAPGDSDADSSIGTILMEFVGNRNLQQVIYGTAEPLEGARCVRYAADIARGLRFLHSHGVVHLDIKPANVLLSGEDVCKIADFGCSVKLDRARETCADHPHVSLVCGTYTHRAPELLKGEAVSPKADIFSFGITLWQLLTREPPYAGDRQRVLYAIVAQELRPSLRDSAVFGCARGQRLRALLAACWSADGRRRPSASELLELLQRLP; translated from the coding sequence ATGCCTTCTCCGATTCCCTCGAGCCGCTTGTTGCCCAAAGGCCTCTTCCCGAGTGCGGTGGTCGGCGCGTGCAGCAGCCCGCTGGCGCGCACGCAGCACGGCTCCAGCCTGCAGGTGCCCCCCCGCTCCTGCACCTCCGTCATTCATTGGAAGCAGCTGCGCTCCGTGGAGCCCGTGGGCTCGGGCGGCTTCGGCTTCGTGTACCGGGCGGAGTACCTCGGGAGCACCGTGGCGCTGAAGAAGGTGAAGAGGTGCAGCAAGAACACGCTGGCCTCCCGGCAGAGCTTCTGGGCTGAGCTGAACGTGGCGCACCTGCACCACCAGAACATCGTGCGCGTCATCGCGGCCACCACCTCCGCGCCAGGAGATTCGGACGCAGACAGCAGCATCGGGACCATTCTAATGGAGTTCGTGGGGAACCGGAACCTCCAGCAGGTCATTTACGGGACGGCGGAGCCGCTGGAGGGAGCGCGGTGCGTCCGGTACGCGGCGGACATCGCGCGCGGCCTCCGGTTCCTGCACTCCCACGGCGTGGTGCACCTGGACATCAAGCCGGCCAACGTCCTGCTGAGCGGCGAGGACGTCTGTAAGATCGCTGATTTTGGCTGCTCTGTCAAACTGGACCGCGCGCGTGAAACCTGCGCTGACCACCCGCACGTCAGCCTCGTGTGCGGCACCTACACGCACCGAGCCCCGGAGCTGCTCAAGGGCGAGGCGGTGTCGCCAAAGGCGGACATCTTCTCCTTCGGGATCACGCTGTGGCAGCTGCTGACCCGGGAGCCGCCGTACGCGGGCGACCGGCAGCGCGTGCTCTACGCCATCGTGGCGCAGGAGCTGCGGCCGTCGCTGCGGGACAGCGCGGTGTTCGGCTGTGCGCGGGGGCAGCGGCTGCGCGCGCTGCTGGCCGCGTGCTGGAGCGCAGATGGCCGCCGCAGACCCAGCGCCTCTGAACTGCTGGAGCTCCTGCAGCGGCTGCCCTAA